TGGAGAGGTGGATAGGCGGTACAACGCAGCCGTATTGCTCGTCATCGTTTAAACCGCTACGTACTGCGATAGTTGCCTGTTTACGCGTCATGGCTCTCGAATCCTTGCTGGTCGAATATAAGGTCAGGCCCCAGAGTAAACACTGCCGAGTTAGACGTCAATACATCTGGACATCTAAACTTCTTTGCGTATAGATTGAGCAAACGCGCAATAGCCGTTAAAATTATACGCTTTAGGGTGATAGCGTCGCAGACCGCGAATCAATAAACGCTGTACACTACGACCAGAAAATCGCTTCAATCACATATACCCCGATTGAAGCACGTATACATTGATAAGAGGATTAAGTATCTCATGGCTGAATGGAGCGGCGAATATATCAGCCCTTACGCTGAGCACGGGAAGAAGAGTGAGCAAGTAAAGAAAATTACGGTTTCCATTCCTCTGAAGGTGTTAAAAATCCTCACCGATGAGCGCACCCGTCGGCAGGTGAATAACCTGCGTCATGCGACTAACAGTGAACTCCTGTGCGAAGCATTCCTGCACGCGTTTACTGGCCAACCGTTGCCAAACGATGCAGACCTGCGCAAAGAACGTAGCGATGAGATTCCAGAAGCGGCGAAGGTGATTATGCGTGAGCTGGGGATCGATCCAGAAACCTGGGAATACTGATTTCAGAAATCACAGGGTTACCCTATAGCATTCGAGTCGTAGGAAGGCAGCAAGAGAGCGAATCCCCGGGAGCTTACTGAAGTAAGTGACTGGGGTGAACGAGCGCAGCTAACGCGCCTATGGCTCGAATGATGACGGGTAACAAAAAAGGCGCCCAAGGGCGCCTTTCTCTTACCGTGCGGGCGAAATTACTTCTTCGCTGCGCCTGGAACGCTGAAACGCTTGTTGAAGCGGTCAACGCGGCCACCGGTAGCAACATCACGCTGCTTGCCAGTGTAGAACGGGTGGCATTCGCCACATACGTCCAGGTTCAGATCATGACCCACGGTAGAGCGAATCTTGATAGAATTACCACAAGAGCAGTTTGCAGTAACTTCTGCGTAGTTCGGGTGAATATTCTTTTTCATGGAAAACCTCTGTATAAGGCCGCGTCGCTCTTCCAGCCCTAACGCCAGACACCACGCGAAGTTGATAAATTAGGTTTTTTGATACCAAAAACTGCGCATCAAAGGCGGCGAATCATACAGAACCCCGCCCACGGATGCAAACTGATCCGCATTTTCTGGAACACACAGTGTACACTATTTCCTCTTTTTCAGCCTGGAAGCTTTCATGTCAGTAGCCCACGTCGCTTTGCCGGTTCCCCTTGCCCGAACTTTTGACTACCTCGTTCCCACTGGAATGCAGGTGACATCAGGCTGCCGCGTCAAGGTGCCGTTTGGCAAACGCCAGGCTGTCGGGATTGTCGTAGCCGTTAGCGAACACAGCGAATTGCCGCTCAACGAGCTCAAGCCGGTGGCTGAAGTTCTGGATGGAACCTCATTGTTTCCAGCTTCTCTATGGCGCGTCCTGATATGGGCTTCCGAGTATTACCATCATCCCATCGGCGATGTGCTTTTTCATGCGCTCCCTGGTTTGCTGCGTGAAGGCAAACCCGCGCACCACGCGCCTTTGTGGTACTGGTTCGCCACCGAAGAAGGCAAAGCTGTTGACCTTAATAGCCTCAAGCGCGCGCCTAAACAGCAGCAGGCGCTGGCAGCGGTTCGGCAAAATATCATCTGGCGTCATCAGGTAAGCGAGCTGGAAATCAGCGAAGCAGGGCTACAAGCGCTGCGGGCCAAAGGTTTGTGCGATCTGAAAAGTGCCGCACCTGCGACGACTGACTGGCGCGACAGCTATTCCGTCGAAGGCGAACGCTTACGCCTGAACACTGAGCAAGCCACCGCAATCGGTGCCATTCATAGCTCTGCCGATCACTTTGCGGTCTGGCTTTTGGCGGGCATTACCGGCTCCGGTAAAACGGAGGTGTATCTCAGCGTGCTGGAAAATGTACTGGCACAAGGCAAGCAGGCATTGGTGTTGGTGCCAGAAATTGGTTTAACGCCACAAACCATCGCTCGTTTCCGCGAACGCTTTAACGCGCCAGTAGAAGTCCTGCATTCCGGGCTTAACGACAGCGAGCGCCTTGCCGTATGGTTAAAAGCACGCAGCGGTGAGGCCGCGATTGTCATTGGCACACGCTCGTCGCTGTTTACCCCATTCTGCCGACTCGGCGTGATCGTCATTGATGAAGAACACGACAGCTCGTATAAACAGCAAGAAGGCTGGCGCTACCACGCACGTGACTTAGCCGTTTATCGCGCCCATGCGGAAGACATCCCTATTATTCTTGGCTCCGCGACTCCCGCACTGGAAACCCTGCACAATGTGCAATTGGGAAAATATCGGCAGTTGCGCCTGACAAAGCGTGCCGGTAATGCACGCCCTGCGACACAACAAGTCGTGGATTTAAAAGGACAGCCGTTGAAGTCCGGCCTGGCACCTGCGCTTATCAAAAAAATTGGCCAGCATTTAAAGGCTGATAATCAGGTGATCCTGTTCCTTAATCGCCGTGGATTTGCCCCCGCCCTGCTGTGCCATGAGTGCGGTTGGATAGCGGAATGCCCACGTTGCGATCACTACTACACCTATCATCAAGGCCAGCGCCATTTACGCTGCCACCATTGCGACAGCCAAAGGCCGGTTCCTCAGCAGTGCCCGCACTGTGGTTCAACCAATCTGGTTCCGGTCGGAATGGGAACGGAACAGCTTGAGCATAGCCTTGCACCGGAATTCCCTGGGGTTCCGATTTCACGCATCGACCGCGATACTACCAGCCGAAAAGGGGCGCTTGAGCAACAACTGGCGGAGGTCCATCAGGGTGGTGCGCGTATTTTGATTGGTACGCAAATGTTAGCGAAAGGCCATCACTTCCCGGACGTCACTCTGGTGGCGTTGCTGGATGTCGATGGTGCACTTTTTTCCGCAGATTTCCGTGCAGCGGAGCGCTTTGCCCAACTCTACATTCAGGTTTCTGGGCGCGCTGGACGAGCAGGCAAGCAGGGTGAAGTCCTTCTACAAACGCACCATCCTGAGCACCCTTTATTACAAACATTGCTCACCAAAGGTTACGACGACTTCGCAAGCCAGGCTCTAAAAGAACGCCAGACGGTCTTTTTACCGCCGTTTACTAGCCACATCATGTTCCGCGCGGAAGATCAGAATAATCATCAAGCACCACTGTTTTTGCAGCAATTACGCAATCTGCTGGAATCCAGCCCGTTAAGAGATGAGCAGTTATGGATTATGGGGCCCGTTCCTTGTTTGCAGCCTAAACGAGGCGGACGTTTCCGCTGGCAAATTCTGCTGCAACACCCTTCTCGAGCACGCCTGCAACGCCTGGTCAGTCATTCACTGAAACTGGTCAATACCTTGCCGGAATCACGCAAAGTGAAGTGGACGCTGGACGTTGATCCGATAGACGGGTAGCACAAACTCCTGCGGATATGCGAAGCGGATCTAGAAATTCAACAAGCATCACACTTTTAATGAAATAACTGTAACCAACGAACATCAATTTCTGCTAAGAATGTGGACATGGTCAGACACCAGGGACGTTGTCAGCACCTGTCGAGTGCACGCGAGGAGAAGAAGTTGAAGCCGAAGAATCAGGTTGCAAGTGCAACCATGAAAGATGTTGCTGTTAAGGCGAAAGTCTCAACCGCAACAGTGTCCAGGGCACTAATGAACCCGGACAAAGTATCGCAAAGCACTCGTAATCGTGTGGAACAAGCGGCAATAGCCGTAGGTTATTTACCCCATTCATTGGGGCGAAATTCAAAGCGTAATGAATCACGCACTATTCTGGTTATTGTCCCGGATATCTGCGATCCCTTCTTTAGCGAAATTATTCGCGGTATCGAAGTGACGGCAGCGGATCAAGGCTATTTGGTGCTAATTGGTGATTGCGCTCATCAAAACCAGCAAGAAAAAACCTTCATCAATCTGATCATCACCAAGCAGATTGACGGGATGCTATTGCTCGGCTCACGTCTTCCCTTCGATGCCAGCATTGAAGAGCAACGTAATTTGCCGCCGATGGTCATGGCAAACGAATTTGCGCCTGAACTGGAACTGCCAACAGTTCATATTGATAACCTGACAGCCGCGTTTAACGCTGTTTATTATCTGCAGCAGCTTGGTCATCAAAAAATTGCCTGTATTGCTGGCCCTGAAGAGATGCCGCTTTGTCACTACCGCTTGCAAGGGTACGTGCAGGCATTGCGCCGTGCAGGAACCGTTGTCGATCCGCATTACATAGCGCGGGGAAACTTCACCTATGAAGCCGGTGCAGCGGCATTATCGAAATTACTGGCGCTGCCGAATCCGCCGACCGCGGTGTTCTGCCATAGCGACGTTATGGCATTGGGTGCATTGTCCCAGGCCAAGCGCAGCGGCTTACGCGTGCCGGAAGATTTATCAATCATGGGCTTTGATGACATCGCTCTTTCCCAGTTCTGTGACCCACCGCTCACCACTGTAGCGCAACCCCGTTTCGATATCGGGCGAGAAGCTATGCTGTTGCTATTGGATCAGCTTCACGGGCAAGCCGTGAGTAGTGGTTCGCGTTTGCTGGACTGTGAGCTCATTGAACGAGGCTCCACCAGCGCACCAGGCAGTAGAAAATGAACCGCTTTAGGACACTGGATTCTGGTCAAAGGGATGTCCATTAAGTAACATGGCGGGCTGATAAACGTAAAAAATATAGCGAATCGATAGTGGCACAACGAGATTATGTACGCCGCGGGCAATCGGCAGGTACGCGGCGTAAGAAAAGTAGCACCCGCAACAAGCAACGCAGCCTACCATCTGTCTCGCCGACAATGGTCGCCATTGCGGCCGCCGTTCTGGTGACCTTTATTGGTGCTCTGTACTTCATTACTCATCATAAGAAAGATGAAAGCGAAACCCTGCCTGGCCATAAAGTCACAGGAAATGGTCTGCCACCTAAACCAGAAGAACGCTGGCGTTATATCAAAGAGCTGGAGAATCGCCAGACCGGTGTGCGTAGCCCTACTGAACCGACTGCCGGTGGCGAAGTGCAGAATAAAGATCAGCTCACCAGCGAACAGCGCCAGTTGTTGGAGAAAATGCAGGCGGATATGCGCCAGCAGCCTACTCAGTTGAATGAAGTGCCATGGAATGAACAGACGCCAGAACAGCGTCAACACACATTACAGCGGCAGAAAGCCATTCAGCAGCAGCAAGTACAACAGCAGCAGTTCACCGCTCAACAAGTTGCGCCACAACCAAGAGCCGTGCAACAGCAATCGCAGCCAGTAACGACGCAACCGCGTCCAGTACAGCAGCAACCGCGTACTACAGTGTCAACGCAGCAGCCGTACCAGGATTTGTTGCAAACCCCGCCGCATACTCAGCAGCGTGCAACGACACCAACGACTCAACCGCGTGAACAGGCGCAACCAAAAGCGGCTCAACCGGCAGCGCCGATCGACGTTGTAAAATCAACTCCGGCTCCGCAGGACAAACCGAAAGATGAAAAACGCTGGATGGTGCAGTGTGGTTCATTTAAAGGCAGCGAGCAGGCAGAAACCGTTCGAGCTCAATTGGCTTTCGAAGGTTTTGATTCGCGCATTACCACCAATAATGGCTGGAATCGCGTCGTGATTGGGCCAATCAAAGGCAAAGAGAATGCTGATGGGACGATCAACCGTCTGAAAATGGCGGGTCACTCTAACTGTATTCGTCTTGGTACTGGGGGTTGAAACCCCCAAAATCCCCCCCATCTATAATTGCATTCAGCCCCGATATAATATCGGGGTACTTTTTTAGCTGATGCAATAAGGGGTCTGCTCGTGACAACAATAGTAAGTGTACGCCGCAACGGCCATGTCGTAATCGGTGGTGATGGTCAGGCCACTCTTGGCAATACCGTGATGAAAGGCAACGTCAAAAAAGTGCGTCGTTTGTATAACGACAAAGTGATTGCCGGTTTTGCTGGCGGCACCGCTGATGCCTTCACCCTATTCGAACTGTTTGAGCGCAAGCTTGAAATGCACCAGGGTCATCTGGTGAAAGCGGCGGTTGAACTGGCAAAAGACTGGCGTACCGACCGTATGCTGCGCAAGCTCGAAGCGCTGCTGGCCGTCGCCGATGAAAATGCTTCCCTTATCATCACCGGTAATGGTGACGTTATCCAACCAGAAGACGACCTGATTGCTATTGGTTCAGGTGGCCCTTACGCCCAGGCAGCAGCGCGTGCGCTTCTTGAAAACACCGAACTGGGTGCTCGTGACATCGTAGAGAAATCGCTGGGGATCGCCGGTGATATCTGCATCTACACCAACCATTTCCATACTATTGAAGAATTAGCGTCTAAGGCGTAAGGAATCCCCATGTCTGAAATGACCCCACGCGAAATTGTCAGCGAACTGAACAAACATATCATTGGCCAGGACAATGCCAAGCGTTCCGTGGCGATTGCGCTACGTAACCGCTGGCGCCGGATGCAGCTTGATGAAGAGCTGCGCCATGAAGTTACCCCAAAAAACATTCTGATGATCGGCCCAACGGGTGTCGGTAAAACCGAAATTGCCCGTCGTCTGGCGAAACTCGCAAACGCACCGTTCATCAAAGTTGAAGCCACCAAATTCACCGAAGTCGGTTATGTTGGTAAAGAAGTGGATTCTATCATCCGCGATCTAACTGATTCCGCGATGAAAATGGTACGTCTGCAATCCATCGAGAAAAACCGCTTCCGTGCCGAAGAAATGGCCGAAGAGCGCATTCTTGATGTATTGATCCCACCCGCTAAAAATAACTGGGGTCAGGCTGAAGCACCGCAAGAGCCATCAGCAGCTCGTCAGTCATTCCGTAAGAAATTGCGTGAAGGCCAGTTAGACGATAAAGAAATTGAAATCGATCTGGCTGCAGCACCAATGGGCGTTGAGATCATGGCGCCTCCTGGCATGGAAGAAATGACCAGCCAGTTGCAGTCTATGTTCCAGAATCTGGGTGGGCAGAAGCAAAAACCACGCAAGCTGAAAATCAAAGATGCGATGAAACTTCTGATTGAAGAAGAAGCCGCGAAGCTTGTAAACCCGGAAGAACTGAAGCAAGACGCGATTGATGCCGTTGAGCAACACGGTATCGTGTTTATCGATGAGATCGACAAAATCTGTAAGCGTGGCGGCAACAGCTCCGGCCCGGATGTATCTCGTGAAGGCGTTCAACGTGACTTGCTGCCGCTGGTTGAAGGCTGCACCGTTTCGACCAAACACGGTATGGTCAAAACTGACCACATTCTGTTTATCGCATCCGGTGCGTTCCAGGTGGCAAGCCCGTCAGATCTGATCCCTGAATTGCAGGGTCGTCTGCCAATTCGTGTGGAATTACAGGCGCTGACTGTCGAAGATTTCGAACGCATTCTGACTGAGCCAAATGCGTCTATCACCGTGCAGTACAAAGCACTGATGGGCACTGAAGGCGTGACTATCGACTTCACTCCAGACGGTATTCGCCGTATCGCTGAAGCCGCATGGCAGGTGAACGAGTCCACCGAAAATATCGGCGCACGTCGTCTGCACACCGTGCTGGAACGTCTGGTAGAAGACATCTCTTATGATGCCAGCGACCTGAGTGGCCAATCCATTCTCATTGACGGTGAATATGTCAGTAAGCATCTGGATGAGTTGGTAGCAGATGAAGACTTGAGCCGTTTTATCCTATAATCCCGCTCAACGTATTTTCTTCATTTCAAATGGAGGGCTTATGCCCTCCATTTTTTATATCTAACAGAGAGACTTATGAGCGAATCGCACTCTGTAAGCACAACTCAGGCCTGGCTTGAAAGCTTGCGTCCACGCACGTTACCCCTGGCATTTGCCTCTATCGTCTGTGGCTCCGCGTTGGCTTTTTGGCAAGACGTGTTTAATCCGGCCATTGCATTACTGGCGTTGCTGACAGCGGGGCTACTTCAAATCCTCTCGAATCTGGCGAATGACTACGGCGATGCGGTTAAAGGTAGCGATAAAGAAGACCGAATCGGCCCACTACGCGGAATGCAGAAAGGGGTGATTACTCAGGCGCAAATGAAAAAAGCGCTGATGATCACCGTGGTGTTGATTTGCTTGTCTGGGCTTGCTTTGGTCGCCGTCGCTTGCCGCACATTGGCAGATTTCCTTGGTTTCCTTGCTCTGGGTTTGTTGGCCATCATCGCCGCAATTACCTACACCGTTGGCACGCGCCCGTATGGTTATATGGGGCTTGGCGATATTTCAGTACTGGTCTTTTTTGGCTGGCTGAGTGTGGCAGGAACCTGGTATCTGCAAGCTCATACCCTCGCGCCATTGGTCTTTTTCCCCGCGACGGCATGCGGATTACTCGCAACAGCAGTGCTTAATATCAACAATTTACGTGATATCGACAGCGATCGAGAAAACGGTAAAAACACGCTGGCTGTACGCCTGGGGCCTGTGTTAGCTCGTCGCTATCATGCCTGCCTGTTGCTAGGCGCTCTGGCGTGCCTTGCGCTATTTAATCTGTTCTGGCTGCAAAGCCTTTGGGGATGGCTGTTTGTCCTGGCCGCTCCATTGCTGATAAAGCAGACGCGTTATGTCTTGCTTGAGAAGGAACCTGTCGCTATGCGTCCGATGCTTGAACGCACGGTAAAAGCCGCATTACTCACTAACCTGTTGTTTGCAGTAGGGGTTGTGTTAAGTACGGTGTCGTTTTAGCTGACAAATATCAATTAACAATTGATGATTTTGCCAACAGTTAACATTAAGCGATATACTGACAACTCGTGCAGCAACAGAATCTTAATCCTATGAAATATGATACTTCCGAGCTTTGCGACATCTATCAGGAAGATGTCAACGTCGTTGAACCGCTGTTTTCCAATTTCGGTGGGCGGTCGTCCTTTGGCGGGCAAATCATCACGGTGAAATGTTTCGAGGACAACGGATTGTTGTATGATCTGCTCGAACAAAATGGCCGTGGCCGTGTTCTGGTCATTGATGGCGGTGGTTCAGTTCGCCGTGCTTTGATTGATGCAGAACTTGCCCGTCTGGCGACTCAAAACGAGTGGGAAGGCATTGTGGTTTACGGTGCCGTGCGTCAGGTTGATGACCTGGAAGAACTGGATATTGGTATCCAGGCGATTGCCGCCATTCCAGTGGGTTCCGCAGGTGTTGGTGTTGGCGAAAGCGATGTGCGCGTTAACTTTGGTGGCGTGACATTCTTCTCCGGTGACCATTTATATGCCGATAACACTGGCATCATCCTTTCCGAAGATCCCCTCGATATAGAATAACGAAATCGAATAACAAAACGGGCGCCCAAGGGCGCCCGTTCTTTTTGAAGCTCTGGTCTTACACTTCTTCCATTTTACCTAATAACGCGTGCAGACGATCCTGCCAAACGTGCTGTTGTTCTTTCAGAGAATTGTTTTCGCGTACTAATTCTTCATGATTGCTCTGAGACTGCTGAACTTGTTGAGACAGATTGTTGTTGGTCTCTTTCAGCTCTTCGATTTCCATTTGCAGCAGGGTGATGGTATCAATCGCCTGCTGTACTTTTGCTTCCAGTTTCTCAAACACTTCAAATGACATTTAGAATCTCTCCTGAATTGCAAGGCGTTGATGGATGTTTAAATCCCCGTCCCGGATATTCCCCGAAGACACCTTATGAATATATGCGCTCCACGCGGCGTGTCTCGATTGTAAGTAGCGTGAGTACCCGTGTCCAGCGAGTTCAAGCGCTCTTTGCGTAACATAACGTTTTTCAGCATATGCCGAATGATACGGCCCTCAAAAATCACTCTTTGTTAACCCGTTGATTACTTCTATGAGCGTTTACGTTGCCTTTCTTGGGTGATAATGCGCACAAGTTGGCGCGAAATCGCTCATTTTTATGACGTAACACACAAATTTAAAGCTCGATATTTCTCGTTTATGTTCGTTAACGATAAATTAACACTATGCCTACATGGCACCTGCGCGGCAGGGAATGCCCGAACAAACAATAATCATTAATTTTGCCTTCAGGACCCTATTATGAGTCAGACAGCTCCATCAACCTTGAAAGGTCAGTGCATCGCCGAGTTCATGGGTACCGCGTTGTTGATTTTCTTCGGTGTAGGATGTGTAGCCGCCTTAAAAGTGGCAGGTGCCAGCTTTGGACAGTGGGAAATTAGTGTCATCTGGGGTCTGGGGGTGGCAATGGCTATCTACATGACCGCGGGGGTTTCCGGCGCGCATCTTAATCCGGCTGTGACCATCGCATTATGGTTGTTTGCCTGTTTCGATAAACGCAAAGTCGTGCCATTTATTGTGTCGCAAGTTGCAGGTGCGTTTTGCGCAGCAGCTTTGGTTTATGGCCTGTATTACAATTTATTCCTTGATTACGAGCAGACGCATCACATGGTGCGTGGCAGTGTAGAAAGTCTGGATTTGGCGGGAATTTTCTCAACCTACCCTAATCCGCACATTAATTTTCTACAGGCGTTCGCAGTAGAGATGGTGATAACCGCCATTTTGATGGCCGTTATCCTGGCGCTGACGGACGATGGTAACGGCGTCCCTCGTGGCCCGTTAGCTCCACTGTTGATTGGTTTGTTGATCGCAGTAATCGGCGCATCAATGGGGCCTTTGACCGGATTTGCCATGAACCCTGCGCGTGACTTTGGCCCGAAACTTTTCGCCTGGCTTGCAGGTTGGGGTGACATTGCCTTTACAGGTGGTCGTGATATCCCTTACTTCCTGGTGCCGGTATTTGGCCCGATAGTCGGCGCTGCGTTAGGTGCGTTTGGCTACCGTAAGCTTATTGGTCGCCATTTACCGTGTGATGTTTGTGTGGAAGAGGAAGAAAAATCCAGTCACTCCACGCAGCAAAATGCTTCTTTGTAAGACTGACTTCAGGACAAAATTATGACTCACGAAAAAAAATACATCGTCGCACTTGATCAAGGTACCACCAGCTCTCGCGCCGTCGTCCTGGATCACGATGCTAACGTCGTCAGCGTTTCACAGCGCGAATTTCAGCAAATCTATCCAAAAGCAGGATGGGTAGAACACGACCCAATGGAGATTTGGGCAACTCAAAGCTCCACGTTGGTTGAAGTGCTGGCGAAAGCGGACATTAACTCAGACCAAATTGCCGCCATTGGCATCACTAACCAGCGTGAAACCGCGATTGTCTGGGAAAAGGAAACCGGTAAACCGATTTACAACGCCATCGTCTGGCAATGCCGCCGCACCGCAGAAATCTGCGAACAGCTGAAACGCGATGGCCTGGAAGAGTACATCAAATCAACGACTGGCCTGGTGGTTGACCCGTACTTCTCTGGCACCAAAGTGAAGTGGATCCTCGACCACGTAGAAGGCTCGCGTGAGCGTGCTCGCCGTGGCGAACTGCTGTTTGGTACGGTTGATACCTGGCTTATCTGGAAAATGACTCAGGGGCGTGTACACGTCACCGATTACACCAACGCCTCACGTACCATGCTGTTTAATATCCATACTCTCGACTGGGATGACCGCATGCTGGAAGCGCTGGATATTCCGCGCGCCATGCTGCCAGAAGTACGCAAATCGTCTGAAGTATATGGCCAGACCAACATCGGCGGCAAAGGCGGCACGCGTATTCCTATCGCCGGGATCGCCGGTGACCAGCAGGCTGCACTGTTCGGCCAACTGTGCGTCAAAGAAGGGATGGCGAAAAATACCTACGGTACGGGCTGCTTTATGCTGATGAACACCGGCACGCAGGCGGTTAAATCCACTCACGGTTTGCTGACCACTATTGCCTGTGGCCCGCGTGGCGAAGTGAATTATGCGCTGGAAGGTGCGGTATTTATGGGCGGCGCATCCATTCAGTGGCTACGCGATGAGATGAAACTTATCAGCGATGCAACGGACTCCGAGTACTTTGCCACTAAAGTCAAAGATACCAACGGCGTGTATGTCGTTCCCGCCTTTACCGGCCTGGGCGCGCCGTACTGGGACCCGTATGCCCGTGGCGCTATCTTCGGCCTGACTCGCGGTGTGAACGCAAACCATATTATCCGCGCAACGCTTGAATCCATTGCCTACCAGACGCGTGATGTTCTGGAAGCGATGCAGGCCGACGCTGACATTCGTTTGCACGCTTTACGTGTTGATGGCGGTGCAGTGGCGAATAACTTCCTGATGCAATTCCAGGCGGACATTTTGGGTACCCGCGTAGAGCGCCCTGAAGTGCGCGAAGTGACTGCGTTAGGTGCAGCTTATCTGGCAGGTCTGGCGGTTGACTTCTGGCAGAATCTGGATGAAGTCAGCGAGAAAGCGGTTATCGAGAAAGAGTTCCGCCCGGGTATTGAAACCACTGAGCGCAACGTCCGTTATGCTGGCTGGAAAAAGGCCGTTAAGCGTGCGCTGGCCTGGGAAGATCACGAAGAAAGCTAATCTTCATTTCCCCCTCACCCTGCCCCTCTCCCTCAAAGGAGAGGGGATCAATCTGTGCTACAATCCGTCGCAATTGGGCTTGCTAAATGAGTGTGCGATGAGACGAGAACTGGCGATTGAATTTTCCCGTGTAACCGAAGCTGCAGCGCTGGCGGGTTATAAATGGTTAGGGCGTGGCGATAAGAATATTGCGGATGGCGCCGCTGTTAACGCGATGCGTATCGTGCTCAATCAGGTCAATATTGATGGCCAGATTGTGATTGGCGAAGGGGAGATCGACGAAGCGCCTATGCTCTACATTGGCGAAAAAGTCGGTACTGGCCAGGGCGATGCGGTAGATATTGCCGTTGACCCGATTGAAGGCACCCGTATGACTGCCATGGGCCAGGCAAACGCGCTGGCAGTCTTAGCCGTGGGTGATAAGGGCAGCTTCCTGAACGCTCCCGACATGTATATGGAAAAGCTGATTGTGGGTCCGGGTGCTAAAGGCATCATCGACCTGAATCTTCCGCTGGCTGAAAACCTGGTTAACGTCGCCGTAGCACTCAATAAACCGCTCAGCGAACTCACCGTCACTATTCTTGCTAAACCTCGCCACGATGAAGTCATTGCTGAAATGCAAAAACTCGGGGTGCGCGTATTTGCGATTCCTGATGGTGACGTTGCGGCATCTATTTTGACCTGCATGCCTGATAGTGAAGTCGATGTGATGTACGGTATTGGCGGCGCACCTGAAGGCGTTATTTCCGCAGCGGTTATCCGCGCTCTGGACGGTGATATGCACGGCCGCCTGTTGGCTCGCCACCACGTGAAAGGTGACAACGAAGAAAACCGTCGTATCGGTGAGCAAGAGATAGCTCGTTGTACAGCCATGGGCATTGAAGCCGGTCTGGTGTTGAAGCTTGATGATATGGCGCGTAATGACAACGTTATTTTCTCGGCCACCGGTATAACCAAAGGCGATTTGCTGGAAGGGATCACGCGTAAAGGGA
The nucleotide sequence above comes from Buttiauxella selenatireducens. Encoded proteins:
- the metJ gene encoding met regulon transcriptional regulator MetJ gives rise to the protein MAEWSGEYISPYAEHGKKSEQVKKITVSIPLKVLKILTDERTRRQVNNLRHATNSELLCEAFLHAFTGQPLPNDADLRKERSDEIPEAAKVIMRELGIDPETWEY
- the rpmE gene encoding 50S ribosomal protein L31 — translated: MKKNIHPNYAEVTANCSCGNSIKIRSTVGHDLNLDVCGECHPFYTGKQRDVATGGRVDRFNKRFSVPGAAKK
- the cytR gene encoding DNA-binding transcriptional regulator CytR — protein: MKPKNQVASATMKDVAVKAKVSTATVSRALMNPDKVSQSTRNRVEQAAIAVGYLPHSLGRNSKRNESRTILVIVPDICDPFFSEIIRGIEVTAADQGYLVLIGDCAHQNQQEKTFINLIITKQIDGMLLLGSRLPFDASIEEQRNLPPMVMANEFAPELELPTVHIDNLTAAFNAVYYLQQLGHQKIACIAGPEEMPLCHYRLQGYVQALRRAGTVVDPHYIARGNFTYEAGAAALSKLLALPNPPTAVFCHSDVMALGALSQAKRSGLRVPEDLSIMGFDDIALSQFCDPPLTTVAQPRFDIGREAMLLLLDQLHGQAVSSGSRLLDCELIERGSTSAPGSRK
- the hslU gene encoding HslU--HslV peptidase ATPase subunit, which encodes MSEMTPREIVSELNKHIIGQDNAKRSVAIALRNRWRRMQLDEELRHEVTPKNILMIGPTGVGKTEIARRLAKLANAPFIKVEATKFTEVGYVGKEVDSIIRDLTDSAMKMVRLQSIEKNRFRAEEMAEERILDVLIPPAKNNWGQAEAPQEPSAARQSFRKKLREGQLDDKEIEIDLAAAPMGVEIMAPPGMEEMTSQLQSMFQNLGGQKQKPRKLKIKDAMKLLIEEEAAKLVNPEELKQDAIDAVEQHGIVFIDEIDKICKRGGNSSGPDVSREGVQRDLLPLVEGCTVSTKHGMVKTDHILFIASGAFQVASPSDLIPELQGRLPIRVELQALTVEDFERILTEPNASITVQYKALMGTEGVTIDFTPDGIRRIAEAAWQVNESTENIGARRLHTVLERLVEDISYDASDLSGQSILIDGEYVSKHLDELVADEDLSRFIL
- the ftsN gene encoding cell division protein FtsN: MAQRDYVRRGQSAGTRRKKSSTRNKQRSLPSVSPTMVAIAAAVLVTFIGALYFITHHKKDESETLPGHKVTGNGLPPKPEERWRYIKELENRQTGVRSPTEPTAGGEVQNKDQLTSEQRQLLEKMQADMRQQPTQLNEVPWNEQTPEQRQHTLQRQKAIQQQQVQQQQFTAQQVAPQPRAVQQQSQPVTTQPRPVQQQPRTTVSTQQPYQDLLQTPPHTQQRATTPTTQPREQAQPKAAQPAAPIDVVKSTPAPQDKPKDEKRWMVQCGSFKGSEQAETVRAQLAFEGFDSRITTNNGWNRVVIGPIKGKENADGTINRLKMAGHSNCIRLGTGG
- the hslV gene encoding ATP-dependent protease subunit HslV, whose translation is MTTIVSVRRNGHVVIGGDGQATLGNTVMKGNVKKVRRLYNDKVIAGFAGGTADAFTLFELFERKLEMHQGHLVKAAVELAKDWRTDRMLRKLEALLAVADENASLIITGNGDVIQPEDDLIAIGSGGPYAQAAARALLENTELGARDIVEKSLGIAGDICIYTNHFHTIEELASKA
- the priA gene encoding primosomal protein N': MSVAHVALPVPLARTFDYLVPTGMQVTSGCRVKVPFGKRQAVGIVVAVSEHSELPLNELKPVAEVLDGTSLFPASLWRVLIWASEYYHHPIGDVLFHALPGLLREGKPAHHAPLWYWFATEEGKAVDLNSLKRAPKQQQALAAVRQNIIWRHQVSELEISEAGLQALRAKGLCDLKSAAPATTDWRDSYSVEGERLRLNTEQATAIGAIHSSADHFAVWLLAGITGSGKTEVYLSVLENVLAQGKQALVLVPEIGLTPQTIARFRERFNAPVEVLHSGLNDSERLAVWLKARSGEAAIVIGTRSSLFTPFCRLGVIVIDEEHDSSYKQQEGWRYHARDLAVYRAHAEDIPIILGSATPALETLHNVQLGKYRQLRLTKRAGNARPATQQVVDLKGQPLKSGLAPALIKKIGQHLKADNQVILFLNRRGFAPALLCHECGWIAECPRCDHYYTYHQGQRHLRCHHCDSQRPVPQQCPHCGSTNLVPVGMGTEQLEHSLAPEFPGVPISRIDRDTTSRKGALEQQLAEVHQGGARILIGTQMLAKGHHFPDVTLVALLDVDGALFSADFRAAERFAQLYIQVSGRAGRAGKQGEVLLQTHHPEHPLLQTLLTKGYDDFASQALKERQTVFLPPFTSHIMFRAEDQNNHQAPLFLQQLRNLLESSPLRDEQLWIMGPVPCLQPKRGGRFRWQILLQHPSRARLQRLVSHSLKLVNTLPESRKVKWTLDVDPIDG